A window of Microcystis aeruginosa FD4 contains these coding sequences:
- a CDS encoding 6-bladed beta-propeller — translation MSLAKLINHGGGEKQSLSKALLKSFSLVTATAIGCISIATSATAATATFSFAFGSNGTGNGQFANPRGIAVGSGGNIYVADAGNSRVQIFNSSGVFQSTFGSNGTGDGQFASPLGIAVGSGGNIYVADTFNSRVQVFNPSGVFQSAFGSFGTGNGQFSSPFGIAVGSGGNIYVADTFNSRVQVFNSSGVFQSAFGSNGTGNGQFRFPNGIAVDGGGNIYVTDTNNNRVQIFNSSGVFQSTFGSNGLGDGEFFSPVGIAVDGGGNIYVADAGNDRVQVFNSSGVFQSTFGSFGLGDGQFASPVGIAVDGGGNIYVADTNNGRVQVFSQSQPPVSTPEPSGIIGLGVLGGGLVVRRLAKRR, via the coding sequence ATGTCATTAGCCAAACTTATCAATCATGGGGGGGGGGAGAAGCAGAGCTTATCAAAGGCTCTGCTGAAATCCTTTTCTTTAGTCACGGCCACTGCGATCGGATGTATTAGTATCGCCACCAGTGCCACTGCAGCCACAGCCACTTTTTCCTTCGCTTTCGGTAGCAACGGTACGGGGAACGGTCAGTTCGCTAACCCCAGAGGTATCGCCGTCGGTAGCGGTGGTAATATCTATGTGGCTGATGCTGGCAACAGTCGCGTACAGATATTCAACTCCAGTGGTGTCTTCCAGTCCACTTTCGGTAGCAACGGTACGGGGGACGGTCAGTTCGCTAGCCCCCTCGGTATCGCCGTCGGTAGCGGTGGTAATATCTATGTGGCTGATACGTTCAACAGTCGCGTACAGGTATTCAACCCTAGTGGTGTCTTCCAGTCCGCTTTCGGTAGCTTCGGTACGGGGAACGGTCAGTTCAGCTCCCCCTTCGGTATCGCCGTCGGTAGCGGTGGTAATATCTATGTGGCTGATACGTTCAACAGTCGCGTACAGGTATTCAACTCCAGTGGTGTCTTCCAGTCCGCTTTCGGTAGCAACGGTACGGGGAACGGTCAGTTCAGGTTCCCCAACGGTATCGCTGTCGATGGCGGTGGTAATATCTATGTAACTGATACTAACAACAATCGCGTACAGATATTCAACTCCAGTGGTGTCTTCCAGTCCACTTTCGGTAGCAACGGTTTGGGGGACGGTGAGTTCTTTAGCCCCGTCGGTATTGCCGTCGATGGCGGTGGTAATATCTATGTGGCTGATGCTGGCAACGATCGGGTACAGGTATTCAACTCCAGTGGTGTCTTCCAGTCCACTTTCGGTAGCTTCGGTTTGGGGGACGGTCAGTTCGCTAGCCCCGTCGGTATTGCCGTCGATGGCGGTGGTAATATCTATGTGGCTGATACGAACAACGGTCGCGTACAGGTATTCAGCCAAAGTCAGCCGCCGGTGTCCACTCCCGAACCTTCTGGTATTATCGGATTAGGGGTACTAGGGGGTGGTTTAGTGGTGCGTCGCCTCGCTAAACGTCGTTAA
- a CDS encoding ester cyclase, with translation MSEDQNLPLWVQDREEVINKADEIQWRYGDRPDYSHTNRYLEKERKFNHAEKSLNQIAHNLVKTFEMEATFKTNPQQWLSVVEGKFRMSTNGGKEYTAEDIVEQGTYNLFLGDSDQYSSSNETFESSYNLFHAAFPDGFHWELIEVVAGPPNVVFKWRHWGTFKGNYQTHQPTGETVEIVGLSLAKVTEELKLESVEHYFDTHQFLMKLTSRMPNPM, from the coding sequence ATGAGTGAAGACCAAAATTTGCCACTTTGGGTACAAGATCGCGAAGAAGTTATTAACAAGGCTGATGAAATTCAATGGCGCTATGGAGATCGTCCAGATTATTCGCACACCAATAGATATCTGGAAAAGGAACGAAAATTTAATCACGCCGAAAAATCTCTAAATCAGATCGCACATAATCTGGTGAAAACTTTTGAAATGGAGGCAACATTTAAGACTAATCCTCAACAGTGGCTTTCTGTGGTGGAAGGTAAATTCCGCATGAGTACTAATGGAGGCAAAGAATATACTGCTGAAGATATTGTAGAGCAAGGAACATATAACCTATTTCTTGGAGATTCAGATCAATACAGTTCTTCTAATGAAACCTTTGAATCTTCTTACAATCTCTTCCACGCTGCTTTCCCAGATGGTTTTCACTGGGAGTTGATCGAAGTTGTGGCAGGTCCTCCCAACGTCGTCTTTAAATGGAGACATTGGGGAACTTTTAAGGGTAACTATCAAACACATCAACCCACGGGAGAAACAGTTGAAATTGTTGGACTTAGCCTGGCAAAAGTCACAGAGGAGTTGAAACTTGAGTCTGTCGAGCATTATTTTGATACTCATCAATTTTTGATGAAGTTAACCAGTAGAATGCCCAATCCTATGTGA
- a CDS encoding transcriptional regulator, with the protein MRFSGVRFNNSQEYERFLSIIEGMMSRELINDEGLLFDLLVLLVEEYERKHYPIARTNPTATLESLLHEFDRECLIDIFGDRDRVESVMLGKQAIAPSQAESLAEFFNRLSAKLALSARDFLL; encoded by the coding sequence ATGCGCTTTTCTGGGGTTCGATTTAATAACTCGCAAGAATACGAGCGATTTTTAAGCATAATTGAAGGGATGATGTCACGGGAGTTAATCAATGACGAAGGACTATTATTCGATTTACTGGTGTTATTAGTGGAAGAATACGAGCGCAAACATTATCCGATCGCCCGAACAAATCCTACCGCTACGTTAGAATCTTTACTGCATGAATTCGATAGGGAGTGTCTTATCGATATTTTCGGCGATCGGGATAGGGTAGAATCGGTGATGCTGGGGAAACAGGCGATCGCCCCCTCTCAAGCCGAGTCTCTAGCCGAATTTTTTAATCGTTTAAGTGCGAAACTGGCGTTAAGCGCCCGTGATTTTCTCTTGTAG
- the crtR gene encoding beta-carotene hydroxylase, with protein sequence MQSAEMLLTVPKEYLKAPGGFNPNVTMFFSALSLITLSTCGYWLWSWPDWICFSANVLALHLSGTVIHDASHNSAHRNRVFNAILGHGSALMLGFAFPVFTRVHLQHHAHVNDPENDPDHFVSTGGPLWMIAARFFYHEIFFFKRQLWRKYELLEWFLSRLFVATIVVVACQYGFISYVMNFWFVPALVVGIALGLFFDYLPHRPFQERNRWKNARVYPSTLLNLLILGQNYHLVHHLWPSIPWYKYQPAYYATKPLLDAKDCEQSLGLLQGKNFWSFLYDVFLGIRFHSHSSKTS encoded by the coding sequence ATGCAGTCGGCCGAGATGTTGCTGACAGTCCCCAAAGAGTATTTAAAAGCACCGGGGGGCTTCAACCCAAACGTTACCATGTTTTTCAGTGCCTTGAGCCTAATAACCCTATCTACCTGTGGCTATTGGCTATGGTCCTGGCCCGACTGGATTTGTTTTAGTGCTAATGTCCTCGCTTTACATTTATCGGGGACAGTTATCCACGATGCCTCTCATAATTCTGCCCATAGGAATCGGGTATTTAATGCTATTTTAGGTCATGGCAGTGCTTTAATGCTCGGTTTTGCCTTTCCGGTCTTCACTAGAGTCCATTTACAGCACCACGCTCACGTTAACGATCCCGAAAATGATCCGGATCATTTTGTCTCTACTGGTGGACCGTTGTGGATGATTGCGGCCAGATTTTTTTATCACGAAATCTTCTTTTTTAAGCGGCAACTCTGGCGAAAATACGAACTGCTGGAATGGTTCCTCAGTCGTCTTTTTGTGGCTACCATAGTCGTCGTCGCCTGTCAATACGGTTTTATCAGCTATGTGATGAATTTTTGGTTTGTTCCCGCTTTAGTGGTGGGAATTGCCCTCGGTTTATTTTTTGATTATCTCCCCCATCGTCCTTTCCAAGAGCGTAATCGTTGGAAAAATGCCCGCGTTTACCCCAGTACCCTCTTAAACCTGCTGATTTTAGGGCAGAATTATCATCTCGTGCATCATCTCTGGCCGTCGATTCCCTGGTACAAATACCAACCAGCATACTATGCCACTAAACCGCTTTTAGACGCAAAAGATTGTGAACAGTCTTTAGGCCTACTGCAAGGTAAGAATTTCTGGAGTTTCCTCTACGATGTCTTCTTGGGGATTCGCTTTCACTCCCATTCTTCTAAAACTTCTTGA
- the xth gene encoding exodeoxyribonuclease III produces MKIATWNVNSIRSRQEQVINWLQLNPVEVLCLQETKVIDRDFPREAFESLGYHLYISGQKAYNGVAIFSQKPMDDITVGFSPIIGENLTGELDEQKRLITGVIGDIRIINLYVPNGSSLESDKYIYKLKWLETLRKYLDKIINSQPQELCICGDFNIALEDKDIYDPKGKENHIMSSAKEREALEKVLEIGLQDAFRKFTSAAGHYSWWDYRSGGFARNRGWRIDHLYLTPQLYEKAVNCLIDREPRKQEKPSDHTPVILEISSKNS; encoded by the coding sequence ATGAAAATCGCCACATGGAATGTCAACTCGATTCGCAGCCGACAAGAGCAGGTAATTAATTGGTTACAACTCAATCCCGTTGAGGTTTTATGCTTGCAAGAAACCAAGGTAATCGATCGAGATTTTCCCAGAGAAGCTTTTGAATCTTTGGGTTATCATCTCTATATTTCTGGACAAAAAGCCTATAATGGTGTAGCGATTTTTAGCCAGAAACCCATGGACGATATCACCGTGGGATTTAGTCCAATTATCGGCGAAAATTTAACGGGAGAACTGGACGAACAGAAACGGTTAATTACTGGAGTAATCGGAGATATTCGGATTATTAATCTCTACGTTCCTAATGGTTCTTCTCTAGAAAGTGACAAGTATATTTATAAGCTTAAATGGTTAGAAACTCTCAGGAAATATCTAGATAAAATAATTAATTCTCAACCCCAAGAATTATGTATCTGTGGGGATTTTAATATTGCCTTAGAAGATAAAGATATTTATGATCCCAAAGGCAAAGAAAATCATATTATGTCTTCAGCTAAAGAAAGAGAAGCTTTAGAAAAGGTCTTAGAAATTGGTTTACAAGATGCCTTTAGAAAATTCACCTCGGCAGCAGGACATTATAGTTGGTGGGATTATCGCAGCGGTGGTTTTGCTCGTAACCGAGGTTGGCGAATCGATCATCTTTATTTAACTCCTCAGCTATACGAAAAAGCCGTTAATTGTCTGATCGATCGAGAACCCAGAAAACAAGAAAAACCTAGCGATCATACCCCTGTTATTCTGGAAATATCAAGCAAAAATAGCTAA
- a CDS encoding chromophore lyase CpcT/CpeT, producing MTHSTDIKTLARWMAADFSNQEQAFANPPFFAHIRVCMRPLPDELLKGTSLFLEQAYDFMLNTPYRLRVFKLSVVDDHIELENFKVKEEANFFGASREPQRLKNLSLELLEPMPGCDMNVTWTGNSFKGVVKPGKQCLVFRKDKMTYLDNSFEISEQGLISVDRGLDTETDQLVWGSIAGPFEFVRRASFAEEV from the coding sequence ATGACTCATTCCACGGACATAAAAACCCTAGCGCGCTGGATGGCGGCGGATTTTAGTAATCAAGAACAAGCTTTTGCTAATCCGCCTTTTTTTGCCCATATTCGCGTGTGTATGCGTCCTTTGCCCGATGAATTACTGAAGGGAACCAGTTTATTTTTAGAGCAGGCCTACGATTTTATGCTCAATACCCCCTATCGTTTGCGAGTATTTAAATTATCGGTAGTCGATGACCATATTGAACTAGAAAACTTTAAAGTTAAAGAGGAAGCTAACTTTTTTGGTGCCTCTAGAGAACCCCAGCGTCTCAAAAATCTCAGCTTAGAACTATTAGAACCGATGCCGGGTTGTGATATGAATGTAACTTGGACGGGTAACAGTTTTAAAGGGGTGGTGAAACCGGGGAAACAATGTTTAGTCTTTCGCAAAGATAAAATGACTTATTTAGATAATAGTTTTGAAATTAGTGAACAGGGATTAATTAGCGTTGATCGCGGTTTAGATACCGAAACCGATCAATTAGTCTGGGGTTCGATCGCTGGTCCCTTTGAGTTTGTGCGTCGCGCCAGTTTTGCCGAGGAAGTGTGA